A stretch of Cicer arietinum cultivar CDC Frontier isolate Library 1 chromosome 5, Cicar.CDCFrontier_v2.0, whole genome shotgun sequence DNA encodes these proteins:
- the LOC101488438 gene encoding ras-related protein RABC1-like, producing the protein MDLSTSQEFDYLFKLLMIGDSGVGKSSLLLCFTSDAFEDLSPTIGVDFKVKYVTMDGKKLKLAIWDTAGQERFRTLTSSYYRGAQGIIMVYDVTRRDTFTNLSEVWAKEIDLYSTNQDCIKMLVGNKVDKESDRVVTKKEGIDFAREYGCLFTECSAKTRVNVQQCFEELVLKVLDTPSLLAEGSKGVKKNIFKDKPPQSDAATSGCC; encoded by the exons ATGGATTTGAGTACGAGTCAGGAATTCGATTATTTGTTCAAGTTGTTGATGATTGGGGACTCTGGAGTTGGCAAGAGTAGTCTCCTCCTCTGTTTCACCTCTGATGCTTTCGAAGATCTATCCCCAACAATTG GTGTTGATTTTAAGGTCAAATATGTTACTATGGATGGTAAAAAGTTGAAGCTTGCCATTTGGGATACAG CTGGTCAGGAGAGATTTAGAACACTAACAAGTTCTTATTACCGAGGTGCGCAAGGGATCATTATGG TTTACGATGTCACTCGGCGAGATACATTTACAAATCTCTCTGAAGTATGGGCTAAGGAAATAGACCTCTATTCAACAAATCAGGACTGCATCAAGATGCTTGTTGGAAACAAAGTGGATAAG GAGAGTGATAGAGTTGTGACAAAGAAAGAGGGAATAGACTTTGCAAGGGAATATGGTTGCCTATTTACTGAATGCAGTGCTAAAACTCGAGTTAACGTACAACAATGCTTTGAAGAGCTTGTTTTGAAG GTTTTGGACACACCTAGCCTCTTAGCCGAGGGATCTAAAGGGGTCAAAAAGAACATTTTTAAGGACAAGCCACCCCAGTCTGATGCAGCCACAAGTGGTTGTTGCTAA